The Acidobacteriota bacterium DNA window TACCAACGCCGCGGTGCCTGGGCCTACCTCGCAGCCCTCGATGTGCACCGCGCCCACGTGGTCGGGCGCTGTGAGGCCAAAACCGGAATCCTGCCCTTCCGGCGCCTGGTCGAGCAGGTCATGGCTACCGACCCCTACCGACAGGCCCGCCGCGTGTTCTGGATCGTCGACAACGGCTCCTCGCACCGCGGCGCGCGATCCATCCAACGGGCGCAGACGTGGGACCCCAGGTTGCAGCTCGTCCATACCCCGTGCCATGCCAGTTGGCTCAATCAGATCGAGATCTCGATCGTGCAACGCAAGGTCCTGACGCCAAACGACTTCTCCGACACCGCGGAACTCGCCGACCGCCTCCGCAACTTCGAGAGCCACTTCGCCAAGATCGGCAAACCGTTCGAGTGGACCTTCACCCGCGACGACTTGACCAGACTCCTCAAGAAACTCGACTCACCGTCCCTTGCCGATGCCGCGTGAATACGTTGCCGAACTTATGACCCAGCGGTACTTAGGCTGTCAATTCCTGGCGTCCTCTCACGGCCAAAACGATCGCCGCCGACTAGACCCGCTTCTGGCCTGTCACGAGTCCGTAGCCCGTCCGCCAGTATTCGTCGTACCCCGCCGCCGCCGTGGTCGCGCCGGCCGTCTCCAGGCACACCGATATGGCGAACATCCGCACTCGGCACGCGACGCCCGGAATCACACCGCGGCCGTCACACCCTAGCCGCTCGTAAGTCCCCTGCTAGCAACGCGATCCAACGTCCCGCGCGGCCCAACGGGGCCGCTCTATGTTCGGCGCGGCGTGTAGGGGAGCGACCGCGCGCAACCTTGCGGTTTCTTGGCCCCGGCAGGCGTTTCTGCGTCACACCTGCCGGGTCGCGATCGCATCCCTTCAAGTTGTCCTTTCGGGAAGGCGCCCATGACATCTAGAACAGCAGCTTCGCGGCGAATTGCATCTGGCGCGGCGGGCCCACGGTGCCGGTGATCCGGCCGAACGTGGGCAGGCCGAAGGCGCCGCTGGGGTTGTCGAAGTTCACGCGGTTGAACAGGTTGTAGACCTCGTAGCGGAGTTGGAGGTCGACATCACCCGCCGGAATCGTCCGGAAGATCGACAGGTCCACCTGGCTCCGAGCGGGACCGCGGAACCCGTTGCGTTCCGGCATGTTGGTTGCGACCGTGTTGATCGGCTGCGGCTCGAACGCGTCGGGGTTCAGCCACTGCTCGTAGGTCGGGTTGGCAAGCGCCGCCGTGCCCAGGAGATTGGGGCGGTCGCCGCGCGCGCCGGTGTTGGTGCGAGGCGAAGCGTTCTGCACGTTGAATGGCCGGCCCGACTGCCAGTAGGCGATGCCGTTGACCTGCCAGTCGCTCAGCAGCGCCCCGGCGGCGCCGGTCCCACGGAACGGCATCTCCCAGGTGACCGAGAGCACCACGCGATGCCGGACGTCGTTGTCCGCCGCGAACTTCTCGATCACGCTCTCGTCCCAGGGCGCTCCGTCGGTTCGCTGGTTGTGCGCCAGCGTGTAGTTGAAGCTGAAGCCGAGTCCGCCGACCGGGCGGCGCTGGAACACGAGCTGCATCGAGTCGTACTGCGACTCGAAGGCCGACGAGAAGACCCTGATGTTGCTCACGCTCGGCAGTTGCGCGGCGTACGGGCGCCGGGCAGAGATGTTACCGGCGCCCACCGGAGGCAGGTTCAGGTTGATCCGGCCGGCGACGAAATCGCCGCGCGAGCCGACATAGCCGAGGCCGACAACGTTGTGGCCGATCTGCCGCTCGAGGATCGCGTTGAACTGCTGCACTCGTGTCGACCGGAAGTCGAGCGCGACAGCGCCGATGTTGCCGGTCGGGTTGCGGTGGTCAGTGGGTTCCGGCGTCGGCAGACCGTCGCTGAGCCGTAACGCGGGCACGCCCGACGTGCTGTTCTGGAACTGCTGGTTGCTGATGAACGGCGCGTTCTTCATGGTCGCGTCGCTCGTGATGTTGCCCGGGAAGTACGAGACACCGTACCCGCCGCGCAGCACCAGAGAATCGCTCAGCGAGGCCGCGAATCCCAGCCGGGGGGCGAGATTGGAGTAGTCGGTCGCGATGCCGGCGGTCTCCGAGACGCCGTTGTGTCCGGGAATGATGATCTGCGCGCTGACCGGGTCGAAGTTCGAGATCCGGTTGGTCTCCTCCCGAAGCGGCGTGAAGACGTCGTACCGCAGACCCAGGTTGAGCGTCAGCCAGTCGTTCGCGCGCCAGTCGTCCTGGACGAACAGGCTGTACTCGTTGGTGTGGTACTGCGGAACCACCAGCGCGTGGGCGCGACTGATGAGGTTGGGGAATCCGAGCAGGAACGAGGCCATCGCGTCACCGCCGGCGCCGACGCCGTTGCTGGTCTCGAGCGCCGAGAACTCGAACTGGCCGATCGCCTGCTCGCTCTGGAACACGGAGTACTCGCGCAGGATGACTCCGCCGCCGAACCGCACGTTGTGCTCGCCCGCGGCCCTGGTCAGCGTGAGGTTGAACTGGGTCGTGTCGTCGATCTGGCCCAGCGGGATCCAGTTCGAGGCCCCCAGCCCCGAGTACCCATCGAATTGCAGCGGTACGAGTCCCGAGGTTATGTCGTCTCCCTCGATGTTGCCGTTGGGGATGCCGAACTGACTGGTCAGCGTCCGGCCGTAGTTGACCGGCAGCGACAGCAGGTCGACCTTGAGGTAGCCGCCGCGGGCCTCTGCGATGAACGACGGGCTGAACACGCGGGTGTAGTTCACCTGCACGCCGTGCGCCCCGGTGACGTTGGGGCCCGGCCAGGCAGTGCCGCCGCCGGAGCAGCCCGGGTCGATGCCATTGGCGATCGGGCAGGCCGACGGCGTGTAGACGTCCACGTCGTTCCAGGAGTACCGCACGAACATCTGGTTGTTGCCATCGAAGCGATGGTCGACGCGGAAGTCTGCCGTCATGGTGTCCTGCGTGCGGTCGGTCACGCTGGCGTAGTTGGCCGACAGGCCCGCACTGGTGGGCTCCGGGTATAGCTCGATCAGCGCCCGGGCAATTGGCGACATCCGGCTCGCCGGGATCCGATTGCCGGCGAACGGCAGGCGCGTCAGCGGGTCGTGGATCTGCACCGGAAGCTCGGAGAAGTCGCCGATGCGCATCGCCATCGTCGGCACCGTGATCACGTTCGTCACACCCGACGTGTGGGCGTAGTTCTCGAAATCCGCGAAGAAGAACGTCCGATTCGGGGCAATCGGGCCGCCGACACTGCCGCCTGCCTGGTATTGCTCCAGCGTGGGCTTGGTCGCGGCGAAGAAGTCCTGCGAGTCGAACCGGTCGTTGCGGAGGTAACCGAACAGCGAGCCGCGGAAGAGGTTCGTGCCCGACTTCGTGATGACGTTGATGACGCCGCCGGCCGTCCGGCCGACCTCGGCCGTGTAGTTGTTGGTCTGGACGCGCACCTCGGCGATGGCCTCGATCGACGGCTTCACGCCGATCGTGCCGATCTGCCGCTCGTTGTTGTCCATGCCGTCGATCATGTGATTGTTCTGGTTGTCCTGGGCGCCGTTGACCGAGATGGCCGAGGTATTGCGGCGGTCGTCGGGCCTCGTGCCGCTGGCGAGCGAGTTCGGCAGACCGGCGTTCGCACCGGGCACCGTCTGCACGAGTTCGACGAAGTTCCGGCCGTTGACGGGCAGGTCCTGCACGAGCTCATCATCGACGAGCGCCGAGACGGTCGAGCTCTCGGTCTTTAGCGCCGCGCGGTGTGGGCGGCGCATGGATCATGGTCGGCTCGGACCGCATGTGTTCATAGACCCTGGACGTTGGCCAACGTCGGTTCCAGCGTGGCGCGCCGGCTACACCACGAAGACACCTTGGCGCCGATACAAGGGAGGCACCCCGAGGACGCGGCGGGACCTGCGCGCCGAGATCGACACCGGCCCCCGCGGGCGGGACCGGTGAAACGCCGGCTACTCGGCCGCCGGCGGCGGGACCAACTGCGCGGGCTCCCGGTTGATCAACTCCTTCAGCTCCTTGCCGGGCTTGAAGTAGGCCACACGCTTCGAAGGCACGTCCACCCGGTCGCCGGTCTTTGGGTTGCGGCCGCGATGCGGCGCGCGGTGCCGCAGTCGGAAACTGCCGAAGCCGCGGAGTTCGACTTCCTCCCCTTGGTGCAGCGCCGCCGCGATGCTGCCGAACAGGGTGTCGACGATGGTCTCGGCACGCTTCTTCGTGACGCCGGCCGCATGGGCGACCTCCTTGACGAGCACGGCCTTCGTCAAGCTGTGTTCGGCCACGGGCTGTACA harbors:
- a CDS encoding TonB-dependent receptor, with product MRRPHRAALKTESSTVSALVDDELVQDLPVNGRNFVELVQTVPGANAGLPNSLASGTRPDDRRNTSAISVNGAQDNQNNHMIDGMDNNERQIGTIGVKPSIEAIAEVRVQTNNYTAEVGRTAGGVINVITKSGTNLFRGSLFGYLRNDRFDSQDFFAATKPTLEQYQAGGSVGGPIAPNRTFFFADFENYAHTSGVTNVITVPTMAMRIGDFSELPVQIHDPLTRLPFAGNRIPASRMSPIARALIELYPEPTSAGLSANYASVTDRTQDTMTADFRVDHRFDGNNQMFVRYSWNDVDVYTPSACPIANGIDPGCSGGGTAWPGPNVTGAHGVQVNYTRVFSPSFIAEARGGYLKVDLLSLPVNYGRTLTSQFGIPNGNIEGDDITSGLVPLQFDGYSGLGASNWIPLGQIDDTTQFNLTLTRAAGEHNVRFGGGVILREYSVFQSEQAIGQFEFSALETSNGVGAGGDAMASFLLGFPNLISRAHALVVPQYHTNEYSLFVQDDWRANDWLTLNLGLRYDVFTPLREETNRISNFDPVSAQIIIPGHNGVSETAGIATDYSNLAPRLGFAASLSDSLVLRGGYGVSYFPGNITSDATMKNAPFISNQQFQNSTSGVPALRLSDGLPTPEPTDHRNPTGNIGAVALDFRSTRVQQFNAILERQIGHNVVGLGYVGSRGDFVAGRINLNLPPVGAGNISARRPYAAQLPSVSNIRVFSSAFESQYDSMQLVFQRRPVGGLGFSFNYTLAHNQRTDGAPWDESVIEKFAADNDVRHRVVLSVTWEMPFRGTGAAGALLSDWQVNGIAYWQSGRPFNVQNASPRTNTGARGDRPNLLGTAALANPTYEQWLNPDAFEPQPINTVATNMPERNGFRGPARSQVDLSIFRTIPAGDVDLQLRYEVYNLFNRVNFDNPSGAFGLPTFGRITGTVGPPRQMQFAAKLLF
- a CDS encoding IS630 family transposase, producing the protein MHEAGLGFSPPEVVVQVKALACELPSTHGVPLARWSRAELARYVQETGLVGTISGSTIWRWLSKDAIRPWQHRSWLFPRDPRFAQRAAPVLDLYQRCWEGQPLHDDEFVISADEKTSIQARRRTHASVPARPRRAMRVEHEYQRRGAWAYLAALDVHRAHVVGRCEAKTGILPFRRLVEQVMATDPYRQARRVFWIVDNGSSHRGARSIQRAQTWDPRLQLVHTPCHASWLNQIEISIVQRKVLTPNDFSDTAELADRLRNFESHFAKIGKPFEWTFTRDDLTRLLKKLDSPSLADAA
- a CDS encoding integration host factor subunit beta is translated as MTKAVLVKEVAHAAGVTKKRAETIVDTLFGSIAAALHQGEEVELRGFGSFRLRHRAPHRGRNPKTGDRVDVPSKRVAYFKPGKELKELINREPAQLVPPPAAE